A single genomic interval of Triplophysa rosa unplaced genomic scaffold, Trosa_1v2 scaffold54_ERROPOS2303913, whole genome shotgun sequence harbors:
- the LOC130551020 gene encoding midasin-like translates to MAFFKNFQQNLPSVSSLLDSVSTTVSSAMDDLSSAVSDVTYTVSDQLTEQVNTIICKVQTDEDDKNNEAEISFADDIQKSNLKQKETEAYGLDLGTDVEGRKSRKVKKNSMWSMEVDTEEIMREKERQEEARRADEEEWEWCYAPNKGWYRIRRDPNQPHNSSHSTDNQKGNCDQTSKEEPVTLERCKNEGNIYNENIDWMPPSKHVNLSTSKESVKNEENGEHMEEDSPERPDISIQGTCRMKNESENEDEASCEEGKPPSSSPRNKDNGDSTRGKLKKKGKAYGDEGQEDIQEKISKSNEKNKKDGDPERGFNESEDKTPKNKDSQQQRSGSVIRDSENAEKEDYSSEASPKQGKHFEPESKKELRSNFQIDKTCVVIWQN, encoded by the exons ATGGCATTTTTCAAGAATTTCCAACAGAACCTTCCTTCAGTCAGTTCCCTCCTGGACTCTGTGTCAACCACTGTCTCTAGTGCTATGGACGATTTGTCCTCAGCTGTGAGTGATGTGACCTACACTGTCAGTGATCAGCTTACAGAGCAGGTCAATACAATCATCTGCAAAGTTCAGACTGATGAAGACGACAAAAACAATGAGGCTGAAATTTCTTTTGCTGATGACATCCAAAAAAGCAATTTGAAGCAGAAGGAAACAGAAGCTTATGGTTTAGACCTAGGTACTGATGTAGAGGGACGAAAAAgcagaaaagtaaaaaagaacTCTATGTGGTCTATGGAAGTCGACACAGAGGAAAtaatgagagagaaagaaaggcaAGAAGAAGCCAGGAGAGCTGATGAAGAAGAGTGGGAGTGGTGTTATGCCCCAAATAAAGGTTGGTATCGTATAAGGAGAGACCCAAACCAACCACATAATTCATCTCATTCCACAGACAACCAGAAAGGGAACTGTGATCAAACATCAAAAGAAGAGCCTGTTACTCTTGAAAGATGTAAGAATGAAGGAAACATATATAATGAAAACATCGACTGGATGCCTCCAAGTAAGCATGTCAATCTTAGTACATCAAAAGAGTCAGTAAAGAATGAGGAGAATGGAGAACACATGGAAGAAGACAGTCCTGAAAGACCTGATATATCGATCCAAGGCACATGCAGGatgaaaaatgaaagtgaaaatgaagaTGAGGCATCATGTGAAGAAGGTAAACCACCAAGCTCTTCACCCAGAAACAAAGATAATGGGGACTCAACAAGAggtaaactaaagaaaaaaggaaaagccTACGGTGATGAGGGCCAGGAGGACATTCAAGAAAAGATctcaaaatcaaatgaaaagaataaaaaag ATGGGGATCCAGAGAGAGGTTTCAATGAGAGTGAGGACAAGACGCCAAAAAACAAAGACTCACAACAGCAGAGAAGTGGATCGGTAATTAGAGACTCTGAGAATGCTGAGAAAGAGGATTACAGCAGCGAGGCCTCACCTAAGCAGGGTAAACATTTTGAACCAGAGTCTAAAAAAGAGTTAAGAAGTAATTTTCAAATTGACAAGACTTGTGTTGTCATCTGGCAAAACTGA